One Stenotrophomonas sp. SAU14A_NAIMI4_5 DNA segment encodes these proteins:
- a CDS encoding energy transducer TonB: protein MSAPRSSPAKSFTVHIPRNALKIAGIAFGVGVLLFVVVWLTGRDKEFFRADDPATQTPQETAQVEPLPEPLPAAAGSSDMPDAKPAPVQEEAPKLVETAAPPPASTEPAPAAPGSTAPATGNSQPMPVAGQSPPPTYPAAALRRGESGSVVVRVDVDATGYANNITVIQRSGSRELDRAATDAVRRWRFSPALSNGQPVPGSIEVPFDFKPQ from the coding sequence ATGTCTGCACCCCGCTCATCGCCTGCCAAGTCGTTCACCGTGCATATCCCGCGTAACGCCCTGAAGATCGCCGGCATCGCCTTCGGCGTGGGCGTGCTGCTGTTCGTGGTGGTCTGGTTGACCGGCCGCGACAAGGAATTCTTCCGCGCCGATGACCCGGCCACGCAGACCCCGCAGGAAACCGCGCAGGTCGAGCCGCTGCCCGAGCCCCTGCCCGCCGCGGCCGGCTCCAGCGACATGCCCGATGCCAAGCCGGCGCCGGTGCAGGAAGAAGCACCGAAGCTGGTGGAAACCGCCGCGCCGCCGCCGGCCAGCACCGAACCGGCCCCGGCCGCGCCGGGCAGCACCGCGCCGGCCACCGGCAACAGCCAGCCGATGCCCGTGGCGGGCCAGTCGCCGCCGCCGACCTACCCGGCCGCCGCGCTGCGCCGTGGGGAGTCTGGCAGCGTGGTGGTGCGGGTGGACGTGGATGCCACCGGGTATGCCAACAACATCACCGTGATCCAGCGCAGCGGCTCGCGCGAGCTGGACCGCGCCGCTACCGACGCGGTGCGTCGCTGGCGCTTCAGCCCCGCGCTGAGCAACGGCCAGCCGGTGCCGGGCTCCATTGAAGTGCCGTTCGACTTCAAGCCGCAGTAA
- the aroA gene encoding 3-phosphoshikimate 1-carboxyvinyltransferase yields the protein MSNAQHWIARKGQPLQGSLTIPGDKSVSHRSVMFAALADGTSHIEGFLEGEDTRATARIFSQLGVRIETPSASQRVVHGVGIDGLQAPSAPLDCGNAGTGMRLLAGLLAGQAFDCTLVGDESLSGRPMRRVTGPLSQMGAKIDTESDGTPPLHVHGGQSLQGIDFASPVASAQVKSAVLLAGLYAQGETRVVEPHPTRDYTERMLSAFGVDIEFSPGKARLRGGQRLRATDIVVPADFSSAAFFLVAASIIPGSELRLKQVGLNPRRTGLLHALRLMGADITEENPAEQGGEPVADLVVRHAPLKGARIPEELVPDMIDEFPALFVAAAAAEGQTVVTGAAELRVKESDRLAAMATGLRALGMQVDETDDGATLHGGITLGSGTIESHGDHRIAMAFAIAGQISGGEVRINDIANVATSFPDFDGLARSAGFNLA from the coding sequence ATGAGCAACGCGCAACACTGGATCGCCCGCAAGGGCCAGCCGCTGCAGGGCAGCCTGACCATTCCCGGCGACAAGTCGGTCTCGCACCGCTCGGTGATGTTTGCCGCGCTGGCCGATGGCACCTCGCATATCGAGGGCTTCCTGGAAGGCGAAGACACCCGCGCCACCGCGCGCATCTTCAGCCAGCTCGGCGTGCGCATTGAAACCCCCAGTGCCTCGCAGCGCGTGGTGCACGGCGTCGGCATCGATGGCCTGCAGGCGCCCAGCGCGCCGCTGGACTGCGGCAACGCCGGCACCGGCATGCGCCTGCTGGCCGGCCTGCTCGCAGGCCAGGCGTTCGACTGCACCCTGGTGGGCGATGAATCGCTGTCCGGCCGCCCGATGCGCCGTGTCACCGGCCCGCTGTCGCAGATGGGCGCGAAGATCGACACCGAAAGCGATGGCACCCCGCCGCTGCACGTGCATGGCGGCCAGTCGCTGCAGGGCATCGATTTCGCCTCGCCGGTGGCCAGTGCGCAGGTGAAGTCCGCCGTGCTGCTGGCCGGCCTGTATGCACAGGGCGAAACCCGCGTGGTCGAACCGCACCCGACCCGCGATTACACCGAGCGCATGCTCTCGGCGTTCGGCGTGGACATCGAGTTCTCGCCGGGCAAGGCCCGCCTGCGTGGCGGCCAGCGCCTGCGCGCCACCGACATCGTGGTGCCGGCCGATTTCTCCTCGGCCGCGTTCTTCCTGGTCGCCGCCAGCATCATTCCGGGCTCCGAGCTGCGGCTCAAGCAGGTTGGCCTCAACCCGCGCCGCACCGGCCTGCTGCACGCGCTGCGCCTGATGGGCGCGGACATCACGGAAGAAAACCCGGCCGAGCAGGGCGGTGAACCGGTGGCCGACCTGGTGGTGCGCCACGCCCCGCTGAAGGGCGCGCGCATTCCGGAAGAGCTGGTGCCGGACATGATCGACGAGTTCCCGGCCCTGTTCGTGGCGGCTGCCGCGGCCGAAGGCCAGACCGTGGTGACCGGCGCCGCCGAGCTGCGGGTGAAGGAATCGGACCGCCTCGCCGCGATGGCCACCGGCCTGCGCGCGCTGGGCATGCAGGTGGATGAAACCGACGACGGCGCCACGCTGCACGGCGGCATCACCCTGGGCAGCGGCACCATCGAAAGCCACGGTGACCACCGCATTGCCATGGCGTTTGCCATTGCCGGCCAGATCAGCGGTGGCGAAGTGCGCATCAACGACATCGCCAACGTCGCCACGTCCTTCCCGGATTTCGACGGCCTGGCCCGCAGCGCCGGTTTCAACCTGGCCTGA
- the pheA gene encoding prephenate dehydratase, which yields MASKPSKKSPKKGESAKAEPAKAAAAPTGKAASKTTPVPTQAPLALADVRSKIDQIDRDIQSLIAERAQFAHQVGKAKGKLAAAVDYYRPEREAQVLRMVVDRNEGPLSDEVLVHVYREIMSACLAQQEPLKIGYLGPEGTFSQQAVLKHFGRSAMGLPMASIEEVFQEVEAGSADFGVVPVENSGQGTIQITLDMFLTSNLKICGEVELRVQQYLMSRSGRLEDIERVYGHPQSFMQTSAWMRANLPKAEKIPVASNAEGARRARNADDAAAIGGESAGHVYGLKKVVTKPIQNDADNTTRFLVVGRNIFPTSGHDRTSVLVFIHDKPGALFDVLSPFARHGISMNRIESRPSHHGKWEYGFFIDLAGHIDDAPMQAALAELEAHSAQIKVLGSYPVAVP from the coding sequence ATGGCAAGCAAACCCAGCAAGAAGTCGCCGAAGAAGGGCGAGTCCGCCAAGGCCGAACCGGCCAAGGCCGCCGCCGCGCCCACGGGCAAGGCCGCGTCCAAGACCACCCCGGTGCCGACCCAGGCGCCGCTGGCACTGGCCGATGTGCGCTCGAAGATCGACCAGATCGACCGTGACATCCAGAGCCTGATCGCCGAGCGTGCGCAGTTCGCCCACCAGGTCGGCAAGGCCAAGGGCAAGCTCGCCGCCGCCGTCGATTACTACCGCCCCGAGCGCGAAGCACAGGTGCTGCGCATGGTGGTGGACCGCAACGAAGGCCCGCTCAGCGATGAAGTTCTGGTGCACGTCTACCGCGAGATCATGTCGGCCTGCCTGGCCCAGCAGGAACCGCTGAAGATCGGTTACCTCGGCCCGGAAGGCACCTTCAGCCAGCAGGCCGTGCTCAAGCACTTCGGCCGCTCGGCGATGGGCCTGCCGATGGCCAGCATCGAAGAGGTGTTCCAGGAAGTGGAAGCGGGCAGCGCCGATTTCGGCGTGGTGCCGGTGGAAAACTCGGGGCAGGGCACCATCCAGATCACCCTGGACATGTTCCTCACCTCCAACCTGAAGATCTGCGGTGAAGTGGAACTGCGCGTGCAGCAGTACCTGATGTCGCGCAGTGGTCGCCTGGAAGACATCGAGCGCGTCTACGGCCACCCGCAGTCCTTCATGCAGACCTCGGCGTGGATGCGCGCCAACCTGCCGAAGGCCGAGAAGATCCCGGTCGCCAGCAACGCCGAAGGCGCGCGCCGTGCGCGTAACGCCGACGACGCCGCTGCCATCGGTGGCGAAAGCGCCGGCCACGTGTACGGCCTGAAGAAGGTGGTCACCAAGCCGATCCAGAACGATGCCGACAACACCACCCGTTTCCTGGTGGTGGGCCGCAACATCTTCCCGACCTCCGGCCACGACCGCACCTCGGTGCTGGTGTTCATCCATGACAAGCCCGGCGCGCTGTTCGATGTGCTCAGCCCGTTCGCCCGCCACGGCATCAGCATGAACCGCATCGAGTCGCGCCCGTCGCACCACGGCAAGTGGGAATACGGCTTCTTCATCGACCTGGCCGGCCACATCGACGACGCGCCGATGCAGGCCGCGCTGGCCGAACTGGAAGCGCACTCGGCGCAGATCAAGGTGCTGGGTTCCTACCCGGTGGCCGTGCCCTGA
- a CDS encoding type II toxin-antitoxin system HicB family antitoxin → MRYPVLIEAGDERTAWGVVVPDLPGCFSAADTLDDALSSAEEAALAWIDAALDAGRSIPTPSAPQKLVADAGTGTQWILAYINIDPALLDDTVERVNISLPRRILARLDAQAKAAGESRSSYIAHLAALR, encoded by the coding sequence ATGCGATATCCAGTCTTGATTGAAGCCGGTGACGAACGCACAGCCTGGGGCGTGGTCGTGCCTGATCTGCCGGGTTGTTTCTCTGCGGCCGACACGCTTGATGACGCCCTCAGTTCGGCGGAAGAGGCCGCGCTTGCGTGGATTGACGCCGCGCTGGATGCAGGGCGCTCCATCCCGACGCCGTCTGCGCCGCAGAAGCTCGTGGCCGATGCGGGTACTGGGACTCAGTGGATTCTCGCTTACATCAACATTGATCCCGCCCTGCTGGACGATACCGTCGAGCGGGTCAACATCAGCCTGCCGCGGCGGATCCTTGCAAGGTTGGATGCGCAGGCCAAGGCGGCCGGCGAATCGCGTTCGAGTTACATCGCCCACCTTGCCGCGTTGCGTTGA
- a CDS encoding restriction endonuclease: MLPWILALLSALLTCTLAIVYLWWVKRRRTEMQLGLQALAGMHWREFSTLIKRMLRERRGLREVADPTDEVREPSSDFLLSDGPNTWLVSCKHGLAYRIGTAAVNELGAVARLGGAKGGLLITEGRVERDGLAAAEKQSVEVLDGPRLWPLLQPYLPAEIETRVRSTARLEALRRIAISALGAVTLGLLVGLGLQGLHVETSADAVDSTPPPAAAAPAPVTPDVQPAAAPVADAKDVPAPAAPAEAAPAAPADNGRNELNPDIATLDRYQAELARALAHQPGIASGVWLTRQTLAINRTGELEAVWPRVCQEVLRYPALRNVRVQLNARPGVDEPVRWRQCATY, encoded by the coding sequence ATGCTCCCTTGGATTCTGGCCCTGCTGTCGGCCCTGCTTACCTGCACCCTGGCAATCGTCTATCTGTGGTGGGTCAAGCGGCGGCGAACGGAAATGCAACTGGGGCTGCAGGCCCTGGCGGGCATGCATTGGCGCGAGTTCTCGACGCTGATCAAGCGGATGCTGCGCGAGCGGCGCGGCCTGCGCGAAGTGGCCGACCCGACCGACGAAGTGCGCGAGCCGAGCAGTGATTTCCTGCTCAGCGATGGCCCCAATACCTGGCTGGTCTCCTGCAAGCACGGGCTGGCTTACCGCATCGGTACGGCCGCGGTGAACGAGCTGGGCGCCGTCGCGCGCCTGGGCGGCGCCAAGGGTGGCCTGCTGATCACCGAGGGCCGGGTCGAGCGCGATGGCCTGGCCGCTGCCGAAAAGCAGTCGGTCGAAGTGCTGGATGGCCCGCGCCTGTGGCCGCTGCTGCAGCCCTACCTGCCGGCAGAGATTGAAACCCGCGTGCGCTCGACGGCCCGCCTGGAGGCGCTGCGTCGCATCGCCATTTCCGCGCTGGGTGCGGTGACACTGGGCCTGCTGGTCGGGCTGGGCCTGCAGGGCCTGCACGTGGAAACCAGCGCTGACGCTGTCGACAGCACGCCGCCGCCCGCGGCAGCTGCACCGGCGCCGGTCACCCCTGACGTACAGCCGGCCGCAGCGCCGGTGGCAGACGCGAAGGACGTGCCTGCACCGGCGGCTCCGGCAGAGGCAGCGCCTGCTGCGCCGGCCGACAACGGCCGCAACGAGCTCAATCCCGATATCGCGACCCTCGACCGTTACCAGGCCGAACTGGCACGCGCGCTGGCCCACCAGCCCGGTATCGCCAGCGGCGTCTGGCTGACCCGGCAGACCCTCGCCATCAACCGCACCGGCGAACTGGAGGCGGTATGGCCGCGGGTCTGCCAGGAAGTCCTGCGTTACCCAGCCCTGCGCAACGTGCGCGTGCAGCTCAACGCCCGCCCGGGCGTGGATGAGCCGGTGCGCTGGCGGCAGTGCGCTACGTATTGA
- the serC gene encoding 3-phosphoserine/phosphohydroxythreonine transaminase, giving the protein MTRAFNFSAGPATLPESVLRQAQAEMLDWHGAGASIVEMSHRGPEFMSVAAEAEADLRRLLDIPDDYAVLFLPGGATTQQALIPLNFANAGQRADYVVSGHWGKTAVKQASPYVGVNIAASSEANGYRELPERSSWQLSNDAAYVHITANETIHGVEFRDVPDTGDVPLVADFSSSIASEPLDVRRYGVIYAGAQKNLGPVGIAVMIIRRDLLERSGQARADIFDYRSHVARDSMLNTPPTWNWYLAGLVFKWMLAEGGVVEFAKRNAAKAALVYGAIDASGGFYRNEVAHSARSRMNIPFFLPSADLDARFVAEAKAAGLLALKGHKVVGGIRASLYNAMPLAGAEALVAFMADFQQRNG; this is encoded by the coding sequence ATGACGCGCGCGTTCAACTTCAGTGCCGGCCCTGCAACCTTGCCGGAATCGGTCCTGCGCCAGGCGCAGGCGGAAATGCTGGACTGGCACGGTGCCGGCGCCTCGATCGTGGAAATGAGCCATCGCGGCCCGGAATTCATGTCCGTGGCGGCCGAGGCCGAGGCCGACCTGCGCCGCCTGCTCGATATCCCCGACGACTATGCCGTGCTGTTCCTGCCCGGCGGCGCCACCACGCAGCAGGCGCTCATCCCGCTCAACTTCGCCAATGCCGGCCAGCGTGCCGACTACGTGGTCAGCGGCCACTGGGGAAAGACGGCGGTCAAGCAGGCCAGCCCCTACGTCGGCGTCAACATCGCCGCCAGCAGCGAAGCCAATGGCTACCGCGAACTGCCCGAGCGGAGCAGCTGGCAGCTCTCCAACGATGCCGCCTACGTGCACATCACCGCCAACGAGACCATCCACGGCGTCGAGTTCCGTGATGTGCCCGACACCGGTGACGTCCCGCTGGTGGCCGATTTCAGCTCGTCCATCGCCAGCGAACCGCTGGATGTGCGCCGCTATGGCGTCATCTATGCCGGCGCGCAGAAGAACCTGGGCCCGGTCGGCATCGCGGTGATGATCATCCGCCGCGACCTGCTCGAGCGCAGTGGCCAGGCCCGTGCGGACATCTTCGATTACCGCTCGCACGTCGCCCGCGATTCGATGCTCAACACCCCGCCGACCTGGAACTGGTACCTGGCCGGCCTGGTGTTCAAGTGGATGCTGGCCGAAGGTGGCGTGGTCGAGTTCGCCAAGCGCAATGCCGCAAAGGCCGCGCTGGTGTACGGCGCCATCGATGCCTCCGGCGGCTTCTATCGCAATGAAGTCGCGCACTCGGCGCGCTCGCGGATGAACATCCCGTTCTTCCTGCCCAGCGCCGATCTCGACGCCCGCTTCGTGGCCGAAGCCAAGGCCGCCGGCCTGCTGGCCCTGAAGGGCCACAAGGTGGTCGGTGGCATCCGCGCCTCGCTGTACAACGCCATGCCGCTGGCGGGGGCCGAGGCGCTGGTCGCCTTCATGGCCGACTTCCAGCAGCGCAACGGCTGA
- a CDS encoding formimidoylglutamate deiminase, which translates to MSDSRSPHCFHAAHALLAEGWARDVRLQVQGGRITGIETGQGAQDGDTRVGLLLPGLPNLHSHAFQRGMAGLTEIGGGDGDSFWSWRELMYRFLAHLRPEAVQAIAAQAYMEMLESGFTRVGEFHYLHHQANGQAHDDPAEMSARIAAAAEQTGIGLTLLPVFYAHADFGGAPPNPAQRRLIHDVDGFARLLEGAKTALATLPDAVLGIAPHSLRAVTGEELDALLPLTTGPVHIHIAEQVREVEACLAWSGQRPVQWLYENAAVDERWCLVHATHITDAERAQMVASKAVAGLCPITEANLGDGLFPMQAFAREGGRFGVGSDSNVLIDAAEELRLLEYGQRLALRGRNVLAPDATRSSGRFLFEGALQGGAQALGVTAGLQVGASADLLELDPAHPALQSRQNDAWLDSWVFAARNGALRSVWRHGRQVVADGRHLQREAITTAFAAALRGVLG; encoded by the coding sequence ATGTCCGATTCGCGTTCCCCGCACTGTTTCCATGCCGCCCACGCCCTGCTGGCCGAGGGCTGGGCGCGCGACGTGCGCCTGCAGGTGCAGGGCGGCCGCATCACAGGCATTGAAACGGGGCAGGGCGCGCAGGACGGTGATACCCGCGTCGGCCTGCTGCTGCCGGGCCTGCCCAACCTGCACAGCCACGCGTTCCAGCGCGGCATGGCCGGCCTGACCGAGATCGGTGGCGGCGACGGCGACAGCTTCTGGAGCTGGCGCGAGCTGATGTACCGCTTCCTGGCCCACCTGCGCCCGGAGGCGGTGCAGGCCATCGCCGCCCAGGCCTACATGGAAATGCTGGAAAGCGGCTTCACCCGCGTCGGCGAATTCCATTACCTGCACCACCAGGCCAACGGCCAGGCGCATGACGACCCGGCCGAGATGAGCGCGCGCATCGCCGCCGCCGCCGAGCAGACCGGCATCGGCCTGACCCTGTTGCCGGTGTTCTACGCCCACGCCGATTTCGGTGGCGCGCCGCCCAATCCCGCACAGCGCCGGCTGATCCACGATGTGGATGGGTTCGCGCGACTGCTGGAAGGAGCGAAGACCGCCCTGGCCACGCTGCCCGACGCGGTGCTGGGCATTGCGCCGCACAGCCTGCGCGCGGTCACCGGCGAGGAACTGGATGCCCTGCTGCCGCTGACCACTGGTCCGGTGCACATCCACATCGCCGAGCAGGTGCGCGAGGTCGAGGCCTGCCTGGCCTGGAGCGGGCAGCGGCCGGTGCAGTGGCTGTACGAAAACGCTGCCGTCGATGAGCGCTGGTGCCTGGTGCATGCCACCCACATCACCGATGCCGAGCGTGCGCAGATGGTGGCCAGCAAGGCCGTGGCCGGGCTGTGCCCGATCACCGAGGCCAATCTGGGCGATGGCCTGTTCCCGATGCAGGCGTTCGCGCGCGAGGGCGGCCGCTTCGGTGTCGGCTCGGATTCCAATGTGTTGATCGATGCCGCCGAGGAACTGCGCCTGCTCGAGTACGGCCAGCGCCTGGCGCTGCGCGGACGCAACGTCCTCGCCCCGGATGCCACCCGCAGCAGCGGCCGCTTCTTGTTTGAAGGTGCGCTGCAGGGCGGTGCGCAGGCGCTGGGCGTGACCGCTGGCCTGCAGGTCGGGGCCAGCGCCGATCTGCTTGAACTGGACCCCGCACACCCGGCGCTGCAGTCGCGACAGAATGACGCATGGCTTGACAGCTGGGTCTTCGCTGCACGTAATGGCGCGCTGCGTTCGGTCTGGCGCCACGGCCGCCAGGTCGTGGCCGACGGCCGCCACCTGCAGCGCGAGGCCATCACCACCGCCTTCGCCGCTGCCCTGCGTGGCGTGCTGGGCTGA
- a CDS encoding energy transducer TonB encodes MSAATQEHLHSPHLQQDVSERPQRTSPWLWLALIVVMFAGALMWLRFSNQEDVAPAPVGARMLPASETPVATVTAARNAAPASEQRKATPAVRNREASPLASNDKPTYPASALRNGVQGSVVASLNVDTRGNVTEASIVSRSGERSRDLDRSVLRTVQGWKFEPAVQNGRAVASVVRVPVDFRTEQR; translated from the coding sequence ATGAGTGCTGCTACCCAGGAACACCTTCATTCCCCGCATCTGCAGCAGGACGTGAGCGAGCGCCCGCAGCGCACGTCACCCTGGCTGTGGCTGGCGCTGATCGTGGTGATGTTTGCCGGTGCGCTGATGTGGCTGCGATTCTCGAACCAGGAAGACGTGGCGCCGGCCCCGGTGGGCGCGCGTATGCTGCCGGCCAGCGAGACTCCAGTGGCCACCGTGACTGCAGCGCGCAACGCGGCACCGGCCAGCGAGCAGCGCAAGGCGACCCCGGCCGTTCGCAACCGTGAGGCCAGCCCGCTGGCCAGCAATGACAAGCCGACCTACCCGGCGTCTGCGCTGCGTAATGGCGTGCAGGGCAGCGTGGTGGCCAGCCTCAACGTGGATACCCGCGGCAATGTGACCGAGGCGAGCATCGTGTCGCGTAGTGGCGAGCGCAGCCGGGATCTGGATCGCTCGGTACTGCGCACCGTTCAGGGCTGGAAGTTTGAGCCGGCCGTGCAGAATGGCCGCGCCGTGGCGAGTGTGGTGCGCGTGCCGGTGGACTTCCGTACCGAGCAGCGTTGA
- a CDS encoding phasin family protein has protein sequence MNQYENDDRRDDDASFGEQAERFSRKFSNSAQQVWLAGLGALGRAQAEGSRFFDGLVKEGEAWESRRRECRGEEGPGWRDNVETSLDEAREKASGTWNKVEKAFDDQVQGVLKRLHVPTANDVAALEARLDALHARLAKLENRAASGSDAPAPGSHQSPGSVP, from the coding sequence ATGAACCAGTACGAGAATGACGACCGCCGCGACGACGACGCTTCGTTCGGCGAACAGGCCGAGCGCTTTTCGCGCAAGTTCAGCAATTCGGCACAGCAGGTCTGGCTGGCCGGCCTGGGTGCACTGGGCCGCGCACAGGCCGAAGGCAGCCGTTTCTTCGATGGCCTGGTGAAGGAAGGCGAAGCCTGGGAATCCCGCCGCCGCGAGTGCCGCGGTGAGGAGGGCCCGGGCTGGCGCGACAACGTGGAGACCTCCCTCGACGAGGCCCGCGAAAAGGCCTCCGGCACCTGGAACAAGGTGGAAAAGGCCTTCGACGACCAGGTGCAGGGCGTGCTCAAGCGCCTGCACGTCCCCACCGCCAATGACGTGGCCGCACTCGAGGCCCGCCTCGATGCGCTGCACGCGCGTCTGGCCAAGCTGGAGAACCGCGCGGCCTCGGGCAGTGATGCGCCGGCACCGGGCAGCCACCAATCGCCCGGCAGCGTGCCCTGA
- a CDS encoding FHA domain-containing protein, whose amino-acid sequence MQNLLVHFSQQQQPDQPLRPGVQRIVRQANGSVRLGDPGHGALLLAQFCMDDRGLWLQVGNGIRSIHVNGRPVRRMALLRAGDAVYVDGVEMVLQGEVESLLQAPSPSPASDGIADEQRLLRGVGGLHHGRSYTLSRPRLVGRGGDVDIEIDDPAFAEQHARVEVHGDRVLLRDLGSADGTRVNGVAVRHCWLQPGDQVVFDGQHRFVLEVPHDPRRRPLPAEDDASQDAEQMADAPVAPRRVRRWPWLLVSAVALAGVLSLLLWFGAR is encoded by the coding sequence GTGCAGAACCTGCTTGTTCACTTCAGTCAACAACAACAGCCCGACCAGCCCCTGCGGCCCGGGGTGCAGCGCATCGTGCGCCAGGCAAACGGCAGCGTGCGGCTGGGTGATCCCGGCCATGGCGCGCTGCTGCTGGCCCAGTTCTGCATGGACGACCGCGGCCTCTGGCTGCAGGTCGGCAACGGCATCCGCAGCATCCACGTGAACGGCCGCCCAGTGCGGCGCATGGCCCTGCTGCGTGCAGGCGATGCGGTGTATGTGGATGGCGTGGAAATGGTCCTGCAGGGTGAGGTCGAGAGCCTGCTGCAGGCACCGTCGCCGTCGCCGGCCAGTGATGGCATCGCCGATGAGCAGCGCCTGCTGCGCGGTGTCGGCGGCCTGCACCATGGCCGCAGCTACACCCTGTCGCGCCCGCGCCTGGTCGGCCGTGGTGGCGATGTTGATATCGAGATCGACGACCCCGCCTTTGCCGAGCAGCACGCACGGGTGGAAGTGCATGGCGATCGTGTACTGCTGCGCGACCTGGGCAGTGCCGACGGCACCCGGGTCAACGGCGTGGCCGTGCGCCACTGCTGGCTGCAGCCGGGCGACCAGGTGGTCTTCGATGGGCAGCACCGTTTCGTGCTGGAAGTGCCGCACGATCCGCGCCGGCGCCCGCTGCCGGCCGAGGACGACGCCAGCCAGGATGCCGAGCAGATGGCGGACGCGCCTGTGGCGCCGCGCCGGGTGCGGCGTTGGCCGTGGCTGCTGGTCAGTGCCGTGGCGCTGGCCGGCGTGCTCAGCCTGCTGCTCTGGTTCGGCGCGCGCTGA
- a CDS encoding polyhydroxyalkanoic acid system family protein: MSTIDVRHAHALPDAQAREAIEQVAAKLGERFGLKSSWAADVLNFSGSGVDGAIELQPGAVRVTAKLGFLLSAMKGMVETEIQRVLKEKLG; the protein is encoded by the coding sequence ATGTCCACCATCGATGTCCGCCACGCCCACGCCCTGCCCGATGCACAGGCCCGCGAGGCGATCGAACAGGTTGCCGCCAAGCTGGGCGAGCGCTTCGGCCTCAAGTCCAGCTGGGCTGCCGACGTGCTGAACTTCAGCGGCAGCGGCGTGGACGGCGCCATCGAGCTGCAGCCGGGCGCCGTGCGCGTGACCGCCAAGCTGGGCTTCCTGCTGTCGGCCATGAAGGGCATGGTGGAAACCGAGATCCAGCGCGTGCTGAAGGAAAAGCTGGGCTGA
- the hutC gene encoding histidine utilization repressor: protein MKASKSATLNQRIRSDLESRILSGEWAPGFRIPYEHELMEQYGCSRMTVNKVLTALAESGMIERRRRAGSFVARQPPHLEQVALEIPDIAMEVGSRGHQYAYRLLQRELRLAEPGNAGEVELAGSESLLAMRCLHLADGRPLALEHRLISPVGVPEVLEIDFSTTAPGSWLLQNVSWTRAQHRISAWGADAASAKLLDVKPGTACLVIERLTWRGDQPITRVRQMFLGDAWDLVARFAPGAR from the coding sequence GTGAAGGCCAGCAAGTCCGCCACGCTCAACCAGCGTATCCGCAGCGATCTGGAAAGCCGCATCCTCAGTGGAGAGTGGGCGCCGGGTTTCCGCATCCCGTACGAGCACGAGCTGATGGAGCAGTACGGCTGCTCGCGGATGACGGTGAACAAGGTGCTGACCGCGCTGGCCGAGAGCGGCATGATCGAGCGCCGCCGTCGCGCCGGTTCGTTCGTGGCGCGGCAGCCCCCGCACCTGGAACAGGTGGCGCTGGAGATTCCCGACATCGCCATGGAAGTCGGCTCGCGCGGCCATCAGTACGCCTATCGGCTGCTGCAGCGCGAACTGCGCCTGGCCGAGCCGGGCAATGCCGGCGAAGTTGAACTGGCCGGCAGCGAGTCGTTGCTGGCGATGCGCTGCCTGCATCTGGCCGATGGCCGGCCGCTGGCGCTGGAGCACCGGTTGATCAGCCCGGTGGGCGTGCCCGAGGTGCTGGAGATCGATTTCAGTACCACCGCCCCGGGCAGCTGGCTGCTGCAGAACGTGTCCTGGACCCGCGCCCAGCACCGCATCAGCGCCTGGGGTGCGGACGCCGCCTCGGCCAAGCTGCTGGACGTGAAGCCGGGCACCGCCTGCCTGGTGATCGAGCGCCTGACCTGGCGCGGCGACCAGCCGATCACTCGCGTGCGGCAGATGTTCCTGGGCGATGCCTGGGACCTGGTGGCACGCTTCGCGCCGGGTGCGCGGTAA
- a CDS encoding type II toxin-antitoxin system HicA family toxin has product MKSGDLIRELRSAGWTCRRIRGSHHVFVHPRCPHIITVPHPRKDLGIGLVQAIRKLAGLT; this is encoded by the coding sequence ATGAAAAGCGGGGACCTCATCCGGGAGCTGCGCTCGGCGGGTTGGACCTGCCGTCGGATTCGTGGCTCCCACCATGTATTCGTACATCCGCGTTGCCCGCACATCATTACCGTGCCGCATCCCAGGAAAGATCTGGGAATTGGTCTGGTCCAGGCAATCCGGAAGCTTGCTGGGCTGACGTAG